The proteins below come from a single Miscanthus floridulus cultivar M001 chromosome 1, ASM1932011v1, whole genome shotgun sequence genomic window:
- the LOC136450211 gene encoding DEAD-box ATP-dependent RNA helicase 10-like, whose translation MANGDAAVEAVGNGKEEPAARQASTFAELGICAELVEACDAMGWKEPTRIQAEAIPHALQGKDLIALAQTGSGKTGAFALPILQELLSNRQAEQSFFACVLSPTRELAIQIAEQFEALGSAIGLRCSVLVGGVDRVQQVLSIGKRPHIVVGTPGRLLDHLTETKGFSLKKIKYLVLDEADKLLNVEFEKSLDDILREIPKDRRTFLFSATMTKKVNKLQRACLRNPAKVEAASKYSTVDSLKQEFYFVPADDKDCYLLHVLNERQDSMIMVFVRTCESTRLLALMLRNLGLKAMSISGQMSQDKRLGALNRFKAKDCNILICTDVASRGLDIQGVDMVINYDIPMNSKDYVHRVGRTARAGRSGYAVSLVNQYEAQWFVLIEKLLGMQIDQRKVDRDEVMILKGPISDAKRIALTKFKDSGGHKKRRKVGDDDEEVEDHSHSKRPKSFKKSNRR comes from the exons ATGGCGAACGGGGACGCGGCCGTGGAGGCCGTCGGGAACGGGAAGGAGGAGCCGGCGGCTCGCCAGGCTTCGACGTTCGCGGAGCTGGGTATCTGCGCGGAGCTAGTGGAGGCGTGCGACGCCATGGGGTGGAAGGAGCCCACCAGGATTCAGGCCGAGGCCATCCCCCACGCGCTCCAAG GGAAGGACCTGATAGCGCTGGCGCAGACGGGGTCCGGGAAGACGGGCGCGTTCGCGCTGCCCATCCTGCAGGAGCTGCTCAGCAACCGGCAGGCCGAGCAGTCTTTCTTCGCTTGCGTGCTCTCGCCAACGAG AGAACTGGCGATTCAGATCGCGGAGCAGTTTGAGGCGCTCGGATCAGCTATTGGTTTGCGTTGCTCAGTG CTTGTTGGAGGAGTGGATCGGGTGCAACAAGTGTTATCCATTGGAAAACGTCCGCACATTGTG GTTGGAACTCCTGGCCGTCTTTTGGACCATTTGACAGAGACTAAAGGTTTTAGTCTTAAGAAAATCAAGTATTTG GTATTGGATGAAGCCGATAAGTTACTTAATGTGGAGTTTGAGAAATCCCTCGATGACATTCTGAGAGAGATCCCTAAAGACAGGAGGACTTTCCTTTTCTCAGCGACTATGACCAAAAAG GTAAATAAGCTGCAACGTGCTTGCCTCAGGAATCCTGCTAAG GTTGAAGCGGCCTCCAAATATTCTACAGTAGATTCACTTAAACAAGAGTTCTATTTTGTTCCTGCAGATGACAAG GATTGCTATCTTCTTCATGTTCTGAATGAGAGGCAAGACAGCATGATCATGGTCTTTGTGCGCACATGTGAATCTACTAGGCTCCTTGCTCTTATGCTGAGGAATCTTGGTTTGAAAGCTATGTCTATCAGTGGCCAGATGAGTCAG GACAAGAGACTAGGTGCTTTGAACAGGTTCAAAGCGAAAGATTGCAATATCCTTATTTGCACTGATGTAGCAAGTCGTGGCCTTGACATTCAAGGAGTTGATATGGTCATCAATTATGATATTCCAATGAATTCTAAG GATTATGTTCATCGGGTGGGTAGGACCGCACGTGCAGGGCGGTCAGGATATGCTGTATCTTTGGTGAATCAATATGAAGCCCAGTGGTTCGTGCTGATCGAGAAGCTCCTTG GCATGCAAATTGACCAGCGTAAGGTGGACAGAGATGAAGTCATGATACTTAAAGGGCCCATATCCGATGCAAAGAGAATTGCACTTACG AAATTTAAGGATTCCGGCGGCCACAAGAAGCGGAGAAAGGTGGGAGATGACGACGAAGAGGTGGAAGATCATTCTCATTCTAAGAGACCGAAATCCTTCAAGAAATCAAACAGACGATGA